acacaagaacaaacaaaaacaaacaataaacattgcACAACACAATCAAATCCACAAACAAGACAGTGCACatatactttataaacaaaactatgtttttgtatcaatgattgttaggtaccgacttggaacggtcagtaaaatgttactttactggggggttaaacTAGCTCCTCACTCTTATACCAAccatcccgaataaagtaaaaacctaaatggtaaatattatcaaagtgcGCAATAACTTGaggaaatttcaaaaaaatctttttaaaggAAAGATGCGGTTATTGTTTGAACTATAAAAATaccacacagtctgccttagcaaagaaaacgtttaaaactgtgtgatcatagagtttcataatgaGTTATACTTGCTACGTATTTTGCAATGAGTTAGTCTTCCTGTTTCACTTATTTGCGTTTAACTGTAATTTTGCCGACATGAGGATAATAGTTTCCAAAAAACAATTCATACTTCGGTATTGTAATATACTTTGATTAGCATCAAATGTTAAAGGCTATCGCTTCAAACCGTATTATTTTCCTGTTGGGGTTCAACATGAAACGCGTTTACATTGCTACATTGGGTAAGAGACAAACATCAGGAAGTATTTGTACtttgtattcatttcatttaattatggCCGAAATATAACTACAAAACTTGCATTCACCCGACTGATTAAATATGTGAACTCGTTGTaacagaaatatgtttaaaacatattcaatataacaatgaaagcTACCGATGGGGAGAAATACGGGAGAGGTTGAGAAACGTGACGAGTACATGTTCTTGTACGTGCAGCAACACATTTATGGAAAACTTGAGGTAAAAAAAGCTCTTCTCCTTATTCAACTTTGAACTTGTACATGAGTTCCTCGAGCTAGAGTGATTAAGTGTACATCTTGATGAACTAATTAGACAAAACATATGAACATTAACATATCGTTATCTTATAATTTAATACTTAATTTTGCTTTCTCATTAAAGGGATTTAATATGACCTTGTCTATTTCAGGTGTGTACGCTTTTTTTGTCCCAGTACCCGAATAGTAAAACCAGATGGAACTTGTGGACCTCCCTTTCTTGATCTTATAGTTTCAAAGTTCAAGATTCACCTTCACTTTATGCTGACTCCTAATATACATGAACATCTATTCTTAGATGTGGTCAGAAAACTTGACGACAGTGGGAAGCAGTTCCAAGTAAACTTCAATTCGCCATGGGCAGAGAACTGGACAGTTATTACAGGAGTATTTTACTACGGTAAAAACGGAAAAGTGACAATTTCATGTAAATTTTGCTCAGAGAAAACAAACGGAAGTCTTATGCTGAAGTTGTGTCCGATACTGAACGTTTATTGAACATGCAGTGGCGTATTCGTGTTGATAACAAGACCTTTGTTGTAACACAGACGTTCAGCAGATTTTCGATTTCGTTCCAATGACAGAGTCATCTAATGCTGGATCTTCAGATGTTATTCCAGTTGATATTACATCTGTAACACTTCATAAGATTGCTATTTTAAGTCAGAATTTAGAGGAAATTAAGGCTTATGTCCTTGGTGACATTAATGCCCAGCTTTCAAATTACTTCGTGCTATCAAAATTTGCGTTTTGTGAACAAATCGAGTTACTATCTGATGAACTCTACGTATTTAGAAACAGTTATATACTGTTTGTTAATTCTTCTGGGCGTATTTTCTTCTCAAATGAATTCAACACATTCGTTGATCCAAACACAAAAGAGACTGTTTATAGAATATGTCTTGAGAAGCCGATGATTTCTGGCTAGACGAAAAGTGTATATACCGATTGCAGCCACTTGATTCTcttgtatttatcatttttcatcagAGTTTGGAGCTTCCATCCCTGCTCAATGATTTTTCTCGGTAGGTTTTaactattgtttatgtttttaaaggaaTCATATGTTATTCAGGAATTTTGAAAGAATATATCCAAATGAATTGTAaggtatttaaaaaacacaaattttcGACGGAGACAGAGGAACCTTAtcgttttttttacattttgatcgTCATGTTTGAGTTTTTGAcgttttcattttcttcaagtTAACATGATTCTTTAAAGAATACAACTGATGTATCAATATAAGTGTTCAGCTTTGAAGTACATCAAATAGAGATGACGTTTGTGATTACGAGACAAATGAATCATTTACGGAAAACACTTTATAAGCACGGGTTGTTACAAGAAACACTTTTGGAAATCTACGAACATTAATTCAAAAGCAATTGAAAAAGGTATCGTATTACAAATCATCTGAAAAGAAAATCAAGTGATCAATGTTTGATTATCTGTTAAATAGTGCAAACTTTATCATATCTTACAGAGAATGACGAAACGTATGTTTGACTGGTTTAGCTGTTCACTCTATcaaataaaaacttataaaCAAATTTGCAATTTTAAGCTCTCTTCAACACAATTGATTCTTTGAAATTTATATTTCGACAAATCATATCCATAACAAGAGCTTTATTCATGCACTAGAGTATTTGgtcatttacaaaacaaattataataaaaagcaatttgAAACAAACTTAAGCATTAGCCGTTTCACTCATGTAAAACAGAACATAACCATTTACTTTCTGAGTTCGATGAACACTTGTTTGGTGTCCTAATTGTTTTATAGTTCCGGTGCAGACAATTTCCTTAAGATTATGCGAAATGTCTATACCTTTGACGGTTCTAATGATGAAAACTTAATATTTGTTACTACTATTTAACTCGCATAGCATAATAAAGGGCAGTGTGTGTGTCCCGTTAGTGACGCCTTGTCAGAAATGTGATATATTGTACAATTTAAGGGAAGACTATATTCAATTTACTAAACtctattgatttataaaaaatgtttatgtgcTGAATAAAATACTCTGTCTCACTAGGTATGGCATGTGAGCATTTGAAATTTTTGACTCGTTAatgactttttaaaacaaaatactctATAATGTATCTGGCCTATCACATTTGCAATTATTAGCCtgaatggatttttttattcttgtttaaaacattgcCGAAAGACGGATGGTTCTAATGGCATGTGTTTTTAGTACcatttatctaaataaatagtacaatttgcaatttttaaagGTCTACTTTTTTGTCAGAGGTTtggaaatatttcttaaatgaaaaacaatcatttcaatgtgtatgttgttgttgttgtttttggatAATAAAAAATGCGTGTTTTCATGATGTTTTCACCtgataaatgacaataaaaagaGGCTACAAACGATTTAATTTCTCACACTCTTCGCGATCTCTCGTTTTCATTTCatagtttttaagttaatgGTATTGAGATAAACACGTTATCGAAtgaaaatttatatgaaaaactacagctcagtagccaaaagtttaaaaataaacccggtttaatgtcACAggttaaacgccaaagacatataacacaaaacaaaaagtcaCAAACAAAACACCTTCGAAtctaatgttaataaaaatatgtgaatAGCGTAATGTAAGTCTTTGCTGTGCCTTTGTAAGCCTCGAGAGTAGTGTGATACTTTTCCCTATTAGGTATTAAGAGTTAGTTGATTTATGCGATTCGGCCTTTAACGAATTAAAAATTGCTCAGACTCCGGTTGAGGTTGGTAAAGAAGGAGCGCCGAACACCTGTTTAATAGTTCtgtatattattattgtcatttacatttttatattttttcggGGCGGCATTATGAAATACAAAAGTATGCCACATGTGACGCggaaaatacatgaaaatgttagaaataaaGGTTGAAATGCATTCAAAAGACTAAGTATTCAAACACTAGTCCttgcaaaattataaataaccCATCACAGCTGTTATTATTCGGCAGATTACCACAAACCTTGCTCCTACAATCATGTGCAGCTAGATGAAGTCAATTCTATGAATTCCCGGGAGATAAAAGCGATATTGTTAGCTTGATCAAAACCATATAACGACCAGTCAGCTCGCCACTTacctaatataaaaaaataaggggATAAGATTATGGGCTCTAGGCAAGGTTTGGAAAGTGCCAAggtcaaaacaaatatacatcgTTTTCAGCTCGACCCAGGTCATTTAGCAATACCGATACGCATCGTTTTTAGTTCGACAACTGGTTGTTGCGAATTATGTTCGGAACCAAAGTTTCAAAAACAAGTCTAGGTGTTCACCTAAAATATTTCCAGTCAATtccaaaatttgaaaataatgttaatgaaacaaacatcCAACAGCACTTAAAATCTCGAGTACGTAGCCACATAATATAACGCAAAGTGGTCGTTCAGGTTGAAATCAGTACagtttttgtgttatatcttCTCATATATCTGTAAAACAATGATTTGAGATAAttatcagattttttatttttttttatttcgcaGAAAAAAAATGCGATCATTATATCGTTGCGtcattgaaataaagaatacaatGATAATATGGTTATAATTTACATCATATATCAGTGTTAAggtgaaataaattgtatttatgtatagGTTTACCCCGTACGTACTGACAGGAAGATTGTTTTGCTTAGTTTGGTCGAAAACATAATAATCCCTAATTTCTACCAAATATGACTGGCTGTGTACTTTTTTGGAGTTGTCTAAccttttgataaatttgattcAAGTTTATAATATGCAGTTGTCATCGAAATAACTTCCTGAATCGTTCATTACTTAACTGTCATCACTACaatgaacataaacaaaaacGGTATGCTTTGAGTTAGATGTTCACATGTCTTTGTTTATAACTAAACAGTAATTCACACACgagcatttactgaaatataacaaaatcaaacaatgttGCGATAGTTAAAGGCAAAATAAaggtttttaaaacaaacttccTTGTTCATTTAACAAGCAGTTagagaatatttttaaattgaaaaccaGAACCATTTTGGATAAAAATATGAACTCTTCTGAAGGGCGAGAACCAAGAGTACGGCGTTCTGAAGTACTACGAGGATTGACGCATCGTCAAACAGGCGAATGGGAAAATACACCGTGAATAGCTGAACCAAGGGAGAACATACTAGGGGGAGAGCTGCTTGTTTTACAAGGGTCACCAGATCCGTGCTGTACTAGGGAAACCTATTGGGCAACCTGCTAGTATACAAACAGTCAAGTGACCGTCCGGCATACAACCAAACGCTGTGATGACCAGTTGTAGCTAGGGGTTGGTGGGTTGAAATACAGGCAGTTCCAAATTATGGAATTTTGGGCAATTTGTGAAATTATGAACAATGACGTCGAGCATAGTCAcaacacatgttttattatagaagcTATAAACAAGTTTCTGTGAAAAGAATGTGCTTTCAGTTCTAGCAAAACCGTTGCTTTAGCTCAATTAACTCCAAATTTACTGCAAGTGTGCTAGCACTCGTAGGGCTCAATATATGCACTGACTCACTTTAGCACGAAGGCTAGCGTCACTAATTAAATATCGTTTATGAGTGTGTCACAGTATTAAATCACTCAGGTCAGACAGTCAGTGAATTTTGTTATCCGAAAAATTTCATTCAGCTGGTAGAACAACTCGCTAGCAAGCAGAGAGTATTTTAGTTATACGGGAGCCAGTTATCTCATTTGATAAATCACGCAACTTGCAAGCAGATAGTCTTCAGTCCAACCCCCGTACTAGCAACACTCTTTTCGGAAtggaattgaaaaatataatgttgttcgATACAAACCAGTACCCCAATTCAATCCGTTAATCTTACGGTTATCTTTCGTCTGCTCTGAATATGATGAATTATATTGTTAGCTCCCACCCCCGGGTAACCCAACCTGTCGTTTAAAAGCTTCAAGAGTGTCTTCAACTTTCTACTAACGGTCTGTTTATATGTCGATTACTTTACTGTTGAATGCACATAACCTTATTTCGATGTTTAGTTACAATTGCAGTTACGAGGTCCAGTGTTGTTATCATAAATATcgattgaaatgaaatgaaatatgtgCGTTCTCTTGATTTTCGGATAAATAacgatatttcaatatatatttgctttttattgaaCGCTGTTCTTAACAATGCtgtacaacaacaacaatttccTTCATATCATATACGGTTAAAACTACACCcctgtgaaataaaacattcacacTTTGCGGTCgtatataaattaaatagcTCGACAAGTGGAAGTGCAGTGCACTGTTCCTgctacattcatttaaaaattcaaaattaaattaaatatcatttttataactatCTTAAAACTTAAATCTTTAAATCTAGCgaaacattttcttcaaacaaaaacatttgttattcCTGTATATGACAagaacaaatgaaacatttaaatgaaacgaTATACGTCGAGGTCAAGATACAACACAAAGACAAAATTTAAAGGTGAACAAGTGATTATGTCGTGATGTTTAAAGTGACTACCTGATATATCTACTCAAAATGAACTAATTGAACAATATAAACCGAAACAAAACAACAGTCAGGAagacattttctttcatgaagtAAAAATAAGACTGTTTGTCTAACTTCAATGTCAATCCATGTATATTTCACAATGAGCTGTGAGTTATTTGCCTTCTATCAGTGAGCGAATTAATCACTTATTGATAATATCtgattttaattaatgaaagAGTAAATAAAACAGTCTCTGTATGTACTATgttattttctttgtatttttggCGCCAAATTTTACATAACACTGTACATTAGCTATGTTTCTTCAACATACACTGCTGGCTCATCCCTCGTAAACATGCGGATGCTCGagtataatgttttaaagacaacCCTGTATCAATCCCACAATAGGAAAACACTTCACATTTTGGTAAAAGTCTTACCCTGAAAACACATATCGGAAAGTTTTTTGGATGTGATAACAACTCTCACAATCAATATGGAATTCATATGCTTGATAACGATTTGATGCTGTTGTcacgtatacatgtataatgtacGATGGTtacaacattttacaaacatacattaaaatgtgaatactgctattgatatgtttatactatttaagaaaaatgtgtGCCTAAATATCGTTCCGTGGTAAAACTCGATTTTCTTTGCAGCCTCTTTACTTTCTTCTCATCATAATTGCTGCCATCTCTATTGAAAATGATGTACGTCCATGTAAGTTCTATCAAATCTATCTATGACAATGGTCTGCCACTaacattttcctgaaataaaaaaaaaaattgcttaaataaGGAATATTCAGACCATCCCCAAtttaaattcagtttaaaatccGTACAAAACGCGCgagtttttataaaatatatcattttggaCATGGAAATGTTATGTTTACTTCCAATTTTGATGTCAAACATGATAGATTTATTGCCAGATATGTTATACggtttcaatgattttaaatttgtgTTGAGTTCATTGAAAGAAATCTTGATTGGCTTTAAACAAACGTACGGTTACATACGAATGAAAGTCATAGTGCATGCAAACTGAACAGTTATATATCATTTCAAcgtaaaaaatgaatatgcaaTTCACCCTAATATACGGCATTTTGATTACCCGAACCACCGGGTAGGCACACACAACGGATGTAGACACACTGCTTATGTTGTTGCCTAAATCCCCTCCATTTAGCTACAGAAACACATTAATAGCTTGGGGCTATTTTAGTAAAACAGTTGTcttgacataaaaatgtatcatataaatattttttacgtATGTCATGTTGCCATTTTCCCTTTCAGAGACGTTTGAATAGTCAGTTGTTTTATTCATCCTTCGATCATCTCTTTCTTGAAGAGTCTCATACTGAAGATCGTTGAGTTCAATCTCACAAAGATTATTATCCACTGTGTCATAATCTATACggactaaaacaaacaaaaaacataatatcTATACCagtcagatatatatataaatttatatttaccatTTGATATAAGCCAATGTAagaattgtaaaagaaaagtatttAAGCACACGCATTGAATATATGACGATAGTgcatcaatgatatattaatattGACTATGAGTTCGTTCTATTATTACTATGTTATCGCAGTTTAATAACTTGCCATAATGAAGTAAATCATTGTGTTCCGTGTTTGACCTTCGCCTGAAATACATCATTGGAAAATTAGTTCTTACTCAAAGTGAAATAAGTACCCTTTACAACAAGACATGCAGTAGTGTCATCACAATAATGTATTTCCTTCACCAGTCCATTGATATATATAACACGATTTTCTTTTTGTGTATCATGTGATATTGTCACATAGTTGGTAGTTGGTAAAACCCAATGCATACGTTTCACAAATAATTCTGTATTAGTTTTACCCTAGCCAATGTTTATCTATATCTTCAATTCGGTGCTACTATTTATAACTCATTAATACAAATCGAACCTTTTACGAAGCAACCACATTACAGCCATTGTTATGATTATGAGCACAAGAATTCCACCACCGAGTCCCCCTCTAAGTGCTGCTGACAATGTTGCCGGCTCCTCATCTGTATTGTGAACGCATGTATTTTACTAATGTTCTAGCTCTTCTGAATAGGTTATGAAGACTTAATTTGTCAAAGAAAGTTCATTTTTACCAAGACACCAAACCGTGTTATAAGCCATACTTGTGactattatattttcatttgactAATGTTAGAGGTATGGACgctattttcaaaatagttgCGCTGCAAATCATGACTATATATTTTTATCCCAGCAATAACAGTTTACTGTTCACTAAgttttaaatgagtttaaatGTATATTGCATTCGAACCAACCACATGATCGTATGGATATTATATTGAAGTAATGGAGGGTCAAATGAGTTCAAATATATATGCGCATACTATGTTCAGAGAAGGTGGCTAGTATATTAAACTatgcattatttgaaatgaaaaccaTACGCATTTGtgatcaaaagtaaaaaaacaaaacaaacatgtatataaagcaaAAATGTCAACTATCTTCGGGCAAGTTGTTCTTGCACTGTAAAGCATGTGTTTAATTACCTATTATCCGAATTACGTGTAATATAAACCAGTCAATTAGAGATAGTTTGTATAAATAAAGCCTGTTTTACCTTGTGGGCAAAGTTTGTCCGTGTATCCAGTTCGGCAGCCGTATAAACACATTCCCATCTTTTCAGAACAACTTGTTTGGTTGTCTTTTAGTAAACAATAATCACCACATTTGTTTTCACATTGCTTGCCGAATGTATTTACAATGCATCCGTTTATACAACTTCCATTTACGTCGCACACTGACGATTTACATGTATAGCTGCATTCCTGGCTACAGTCAGGTCCATATCTTGTTTTGTTCTTGCATTGTAAACACGATCCATCTGTTTGATTGCAAGCAAAGCATGCGGTATCACACTCTGTGTCACAGGTTCTGTTCCAGTATCCATCATAGCATCCTTGAATGCATCTTCCCGAAGGAGAATCACAGTTATTGGCGACGCATTTTGAATTGCAAGTTTCACATTGTCCGTTATTGTTGGGAAAATATGCAGGTTTACATTCGGAACATAGACCGTATTTATCACATGATCGGCAGGACTCCTGGCAAGTGTTGTTACAGTGTTCTCCGAAATACCCAAGTTTGCATGTTACACAAACTCCGTCCTCTTGCTTGCAATTATTCCCCTTGCATCCATATGGACAAGATGTTTCACAGGATAGCCCAAAGTATCCGACATGACATGAAAAACATTCCAGCTCATGTTCGCATGCATAACACGATTGAGGACAGATTTTCTCACACGTCGGACCGTACCTGCCCGGAACACAATCACGACAGTATCctgatgataatgatgttgcAACAAAGTTATTACTTTTGCATTCACAATATCCTGATGTTATATTACACCTGTCATTTCTGCAGCCTTTCCCACAACTGAATTGGCAGTTATAACCATAACGTCCAGGTAAACAAAGCTGACACTCATATTTCCCAGTACATTCTTTACAGTTACTATTACATGTTTCATTGCAATTTTTTCCGAAGTATTTATTGGCACATGTGTCACATTTATCTCCTGTCCACCCAAATTTGCATGTGCAAGATCCATCAGTTTGTGAACAGGTATCAGAGCATCCAGAGGGACATGTCTGTTCACAGTCGTTACCAAAGTATCCCGCGACACACTGGTCACACATCTCTCCGATAAAATATGCATTACACTGCCATGAAGCTGTTGATGTATTACACTGACCATGAACACAGTGTTCGTTACACTAATACTGACATACATTGCCAAATCGACCGTCCGTACAAGAAGTGCAGTTTGTAGAGCTAATGCAAGATTTGCAGTAAGAAGGGCATTGTGAACACACTTCCTGATTAAGGAAATAACCATCAATACAACCAGTGCATCCACTGTTTCTATTACAACTTACACAAAAGTATCCACAGTAGTTCTCGCATATGGTGCCGTAATAGCCCATGTCACACGCTGTACAGCCAGTCCATATGTTGCATGTTTTACACCGATGTCCACATTCCCTGTTGCAATCTACTCCCCAATATCCATCAATGCAAGAATTGCATTGACCACTCCACCTGTGACAATCTGCACAGTTAAATCCACATTTTTCATCACACGTGTCACCCCAATATCCATGTAGGCACCCATTCATGCAGTACGTACTGTTTTTACTGCATTTTATCTCTTGTCCGGAAGCGCAGCAACCACAGTTTTGACACTCAGTTTGTGCCAATGTAACTTGgatataagaaaacaaaacttGTAACAACAATCCTTCCATTAatcttgtgaaataaaaatgtatggacTGTATTATGATTGTATGCGTGCTGGATGAATAATTGCGCCAATTGTCGCAAAAGTCGACCCTCCTTTCATTAGAATACTCTGTGATAAGTGGTTGAATGTTATCTAAGGTGCAGACACTGGATAAATCTGGTTATGCTAATTCAACGGTTAATTCTCTTGAATGACATAGGCGACATGGTTGATTATCGTATCAGATCGATATCTAGCAAAATATGGTGACATTTGGAAATATATACgctttaagttatttaaacCGATTTTAGATAATGTCTATACGTATAGGTAATCAAATAATGAGTGACTCGACAGATGTGCatatctttacaaaaaaaacttctgaaatttacattttactgaccgttcctgtgcggtacctaacaatccttgataaacatacctaatttttttatatatatagtctgtatgcactgtgctgcttttggggttttgtgctgttcttccatgtttcttgtttgtgtttttgttgttctttgtGTTCTAGGTCTTTAGCGTTTACCCATTGCCATTAGATCcggtttattttcaaactttttgctaatgagcttgtttctctagtttttcacataagtattctAAAGTTATCAATCCGACTATAACCTTTTTTAGGTAATTACTAAAATTAACAGATTGATTCCTCTAAAGCGACTTAAGCATTATGACTGGTAAAAAACTTTCTAACATATTAATAGATCATTCTGATCAAAGTTGGTGATGACCGGACAAAGGCGTCGATAGTTATTGATCGGACTAgaataactttaaattatttctgaatttcAAACAGAGACAACTCATGTGTGACTCAGGGAGTATGGCTAGTATTCGAATTGGTCAAGATATTATAACTACGCATTCTGTTTTATTCCCTGATGATTGGACAAAACTTCGAAAGCTTTGATCTTACAGTATAGTGGACGCACTACCCGTCCGCCAACTGCTTTGCTGCAAGTCAGCTGTACAATATGTTCCGTTTTATTAACTGGCGTATACAAACGAGATATTAAGTTTATAACATATATCTTTCAAATAGTATTGCTACTCTATTGGTTTCGTATTGATGATCTTTATATAGTATTTTATCACCGATTTAATGCTATGAGTAAACATAGTCACATTGTgcgtgaaaaaaacaacaatttgatAAATCACGTCATAGACACTGCAGTATTTAAACAGAGATAAtatcacagaaaaaaacatgttgatgaaacaaataatagattatgcaaaatttaaactacagaccccaatttctcgaaactttttaagtcccttataGCAGGATttagctaagctcactatttatGGTTTACAAAAATTTGTATAAGATTTACTTCTTTcagtgtttttatacttaagataggaattatctttatgataatcacaataagcCATGTT
This genomic stretch from Mya arenaria isolate MELC-2E11 chromosome 10, ASM2691426v1 harbors:
- the LOC128206776 gene encoding multiple epidermal growth factor-like domains protein 10; the encoded protein is MCDQCVAGYFGNDCEQTCPSGCSDTCSQTDGSCTCKFGWTGDKCDTCANKYFGKNCNETCNSNCKECTGKYECQLCLPGRYGYNCQFSCGKGCRNDRCNITSGYCECKSNNFVATSLSSGYCRDCVPGRYGPTCEKICPQSCYACEHELECFSCHVGYFGLSCETSCPYGCKGNNCKQEDGVCVTCKLGYFGEHCNNTCQESCRSCDKYGLCSECKPAYFPNNNGQCETCNSKCVANNCDSPSGRCIQGCYDGYWNRTCDTECDTACFACNQTDGSCLQCKNKTRYGPDCSQECSYTCKSSVCDVNGSCINGCIVNTFGKQCENKCGDYCLLKDNQTSCSEKMGMCLYGCRTGYTDKLCPQDEEPATLSAALRGGLGGGILVLIIITMAVMWLLRKRRRSNTEHNDLLHYGKLLNCDNIVIIERTHSQY